Proteins encoded within one genomic window of Marasmius oreades isolate 03SP1 chromosome 4, whole genome shotgun sequence:
- a CDS encoding uncharacterized protein (BUSCO:EOG09262ESR) has translation MLPRHLQNLVLRNASRNKRIILQRHALPLVTAFRPPKTVGFHSSSTNRNELPKSPFQTFVDVLKDELKKNRELQDNVKQLQGDVDKFQDSEAMKRAKAAYERARLTSSIKENPRLRAAAEELKKRGIKVGDAVSEALKSMEESEIMRAISKASAAVSSTIEKSTEPIRKTAAYKALSETLIDALDDSGSAKHAGFEEKEARRLRRQKRLERAGRDGGLGPGSARVTIDPDAGTSVVLHKDSPRQEKWNQMKENSPVLKSIFSVKQSFDESENPIVSTVRSVTQTIGSWFEENETAQVMRMMKMFDPGFNMSGFERELREYIVPEVVDAYLSADQEALKAWCGEATYNLLWATMEVYMKQGLVSESKVLDIRQVDVHTGKVLDNNIPVFIVQFNTQEVLLFRNAKTSEVAVGAEDRVEQCTYIAAITRVEEELSNELTGGWKVIEMGRRSARAYL, from the exons ATGCTTCCTCGACATCTCCAAAATCTTGTTTTAAGGAATGCATCTCGGAACAAGAGAATTATTCTTCAACGTCATGCTCTTCcactagtaacagccttTCGCCCACCGAAAACAGTCGGATTTCATTCATCCTCAACAAATAGAAACGAACTCCCAAAGTCACCCTTCCAAACATTCGTTGACGTACTCAAGGACGAGTTGAAGAAAAATAGGGAGCTACAGGATAATGTTAAACAGCTGCAGGGAGATGTTGACAAGTTTCAGGATTCCGAGGCCATGAAGAGAGCGAAGGCTGCGTATGAGCGCGCCAGA CTCACTTCAAGCATCAAGGAAAATCCGCGACTTCGTGCAGCGGCAGAAGAGCTGAAAAAGCGCGGTATTAAAGTCGGAGATGCAGTATCAGAAGCTCTCAAGTCAATGGAGGAGAGTGAAATCATGCGTGCT ATTTCAAAGGCTTCTGCAGCCGTTTCTTCGACTATAGAAAAATCTACGGAACCAATACGAAAAACTGCAGCTTACAAAGCCCTTTCTGAAACTCTCATCGACGCGTTGGACGATAGTGGTAGCGCGAAGCATGCTGGATTCGAAGAAAAAGAGGCAAGGAGATTACGCAGACAGAAACGGTTGGAAAGGGCAGGACGGGATGGTGGTCTAGGACCTGGATCTGCTCGTGTTACCATCGACCCGGA CGCTGGCACATCCGTAGTCCTTCACAAAGACTCACCGCGACAAGAAAAATGGAACCAGATGAAAGAGAACAGCCCCGTCCTGAAATCAATCTTTTCTGTGAAGCAGTCGTTTGACGAGTCGGAGAATCCTATCGTCTCCACCGTACGATCCGTGACGCAAACGATAGGTTCTTGGTTTGAGGAGAATGAGACAGCACAGGTTATgcggatgatgaagatgtttGATCCTGGTTTCAATATGAGCGGCTTTGAGAGAGAGCTAAGAGAGTATATTGTTCCTGAAGTCGTCGATGCGTATCTGTCAGCGGATCAAGAAGCGTTGAAAGCTTGGTGCGGTGAAGCG ACCTATAACCTGTTATGGGCAACTATGGAGGTGTATATGAAGCAAGGGCTCGTTAGTGAAAGTAAAGTGTTGGATATACGGCAGGTCGAC GTCCATACCGGGAAAGTCCTCGATAACAATATTCCCGTATTCATCGTCCAATTTAATACACAAGAGGTACTTCTTTTCCGGAATGCCAAGACGAGTGAAGTCGCGGTTGGTGCAGAGGACCGCGTCGAGCAATGTACATACATCGCCGCTATCACTAGAGTAGAAGAGGAATTAAGTAACGAATTAACAGGGGGCTGGAAAGTTATAGAG ATGGGTCGTCGAAGTGCTAGAGCATACCTGTGA